DNA from Geobacillus vulcani PSS1:
ATGGTTGGCCATTCGGGCAAGCTCGAACCGACGATCAAGGCGGTGGAAGCGGTTGATGAGTGCCTCGGCAAAGTGGTCGATGCCATTTTGGCCAAAGGCGGCATCGCGATCATCACCGCTGACCACGGCAATGCGGATGAAGTGCTGACGCCGGACGGCAAGCCGCAAACGGCCCATACGACGAATCCGGTGCCGGTTATCGTAACGAAAAAAGGCATCAAGCTCAGAGACGGCGGCATTTTAGGCGACTTGGCGCCGACGATGCTCGATTTGCTCGGCTTGCCGCAGCCGAAAGAAATGACCGGAAAAACGTTAATCGTTCATGAATAAATCTTGAAAGGAGAGTATCGAGATGTCTGCGATTATCGATGTGTATGCGCGTGAAGTGCTCGATTCGCGCGGCAATCCAACGGTGGAAGTGGAAGTGTATACGGAAGAAGGCGGCTTCGGCCGCGCGCTGGTGCCAAGCGGCGCCTCAACCGGGGAATATGAAGCCGTCGAACTGCGCGACGGCGACAAAAACCGCTACCTCGGCAAAGGGGTGCTAAAAGCAGTCGAAAACGTCAACGAAGTGATCGCGCCGGAAATCATCGGCCTCGAAGTCACCGACCAAGTGGCGATCGACCGGAAGCTGATTGAATTAGACGGCACGGAAAACAAAAGCAAGCTCGGCGCCAACGCCATTTTGGGCGTGTCGCTGGCCGTCGCCCGCGCGGCAGCGGACGAACTGGGTCTGCCGCTGTACCAATACTTGGGCGGCTTTAACGCCAAAACGCTGCCGGTGCCGATGATGAACATTTTAAACGGCGGCGCGCATGCGGACAACAACGTTGACATTCAGGAATTCATGATCATGCCGGTCGGTGCGGAAAGCTTCCGCGAAGCGCTGCGCATGGGGGCGGAAATTTTCCACAGCTTAAAAGCGGTGCTAAAAGCGAAAGGCTACAACACGGCAGTCGGTGACGAAGGCGGCTTCGCCCCGAACTTGAAATCGAACGAAGAAGCGCTGCAAACGATCATCGAAGCGATCGAAAAAGCCGGCTACAAACCGGGCGAACAAGTGATGCTCGCGATGGACGTCGCGTCGTCCGAGCTGTATAACAAAGAAGACGGCAAGTACCATTTGGAAGGCGAAGGCGTCGTCAAAACGTCGGAAGAAATGGTCGCTTGGTATGAAGAGCTCGTGTCGAAATATCCGATCATCTCGATCGAAGACGGGCTCGATGAAAATGACTGGGAAGGCCATAAACTGCTCACCGAGCGGCTCGGCCACAAAGTGCAGCTCGTCGGCGACGATTTGTTTGTGACGAACACGAAAAAATTGGCCGAAGGCATTGAAAAAGGCGTCGGCAACTCAATCTTGATTAAAGTCAACCAAATCGGCACGTTGACCGAAACGTTCGATGCCATCGAAATGGCGAAACGCGCCGGCTACACGGCAGTCATCTCGCACCGCTCCGGCGAAACGGAAGACAGCACGATCGCCGATATCGCGGTGGCGACAAACGCTGGTCAAATTAAAACAGGTGCACCTTCACGTACAGACCGCGTCGCGAAATACAACCAATTGCTTCGCATTGAGGACGAGCTCGGCCACACCGCGATATACCAAGGCATCCGCTCGTTTTACAATTTGAAAAAATAGCGGGAATAGGCGTCCCTAACGGAGGGGGCGCCTGTTGTTTTGATGGAGGCAAAAGGGCGCTGAATGGCTGGCGGTGATCAAGACGTCTTGACGCATTCAGGAAAACTGCGCCTCTCCATCTCATAATTTGTAGAAAATTGTCTAATTTTCAGGAATAGTTTTTGTTGTTTTTTATTTTTAGAATAGAATTGGATGAACCGTTTGAGCAGTTTAGAAGCCGCGGAAAAAGTCGTGTATTTGACGATCCAAGATTTTAACGAGAAATGGGCAGGGCGAACGTTACGAGGATTTGCCGAAGCACAGGAAGCGCTTCAACGAATTTTTGTTCTGTTTCACAAGTGCATGACATGCCTAGTCTCAATCTTTTTAAGGGGGATCATTTTGAACGCTACAAAATTTTGCATAGCAACGTTTCTTTCCAACTTGGGGGACATCATATACAGTGTTGTTATAGCTTGGTATATTGCTGACGTTTTACAATCAGGTTTTTTGATGGGAGCAGTTTTATTTTCTCTAGGTTTGTCGAGATTTATTGCTGGGCTTCTTTGCGGACCGGTTATTGATCGAATAGGGGCAAAGTTGTTTCTGTGGTTGTCAGACATAATAAGGGCAATCATTGTGTTAGTTTTAGCTATTCTGTTATGGGATCATACGATCTCTTTTGTCATTCTCATAATGGTCTCCGTTTTGTTTGGAGCGATTGATGCTTTTTATTGGTCAGCCTCAGAATCAATAAAGCCAAGATTAGTCGCTACTGAATATTTAAGTCGTCTCAATAGTCAATACTTCACTGTTGTAAGAACAACGATCATTTTGGGTCCTTTAATCGCCGCTTGGATGGTTGAATCAATCTCAATAGAACGTTCCTTGATCGCCATGTCTATCTTATATGTATTTTCAACTTTTTCCATTTTGTTTGTTGATTGTAAAAATAGTCATCTTGAAAATATGAACGACAATAATGACAACACTTCTTACTTTTCGGATTTACGACTCGGTTTTAGTTTTTTGAATAGACAAAAAATGATTTTTTATTTGGTGATAACTATGTTTTTTGTAAATATTGGAGCAAACGGGGTTAATGTATTGTTCCCTTTTTTGGCTAAAAATGTTAGTGATGATGCTAAGTATTTAGGATATATATATTCATCGATGTCAATGGGAAGTTTGTTAACTGGTTTAATCTTTTCAGTTAAAAGCATTCACAAGGTTGAATTGAAGGTTATATATTTCTCTTTTCTTTTACAAGCTGCTGGTATTGCCGCACTATGTTTCACCCAAAACTTTTTCATTACTCTAATTTTCGTTTTCGTAATTGGTTTAATTACTGGTTTTATAGGAGTCCTTATACCTACTTTTGTTCAACATTCTGTGCCTATTCATTTATTAGGAAGAGTGAATAGTATTATGATGGCAATTTCAATGCTATCAACGCCAGTAGCCCAGTTTATTTTTGGGGTCAGTGTTGATTATTTCAATATAAAATATCTTTTCTTCATTGCAGGTGCTTTGGGGATAGTTACTAGTTTATCTTCTTTATTAATTAATGAGAGAAAAGGTGCGCCAAGAGAAACTGTAATGGTGCTGACGGTTTCGGGCGCGGTGATCTTTGCTTTTCGGTATGGGACCTCTCTTTTCGAAGCGGCATGAGCACCTCTCATGCGGGCGCAAAACGATGGACGTGGGAGGGGTGGTGGTTTATACTATTTTTGAATCGTTTGAATATTCAGGAGGTAGAGGGATGGAGCGAACCGTTGTTGAAACAAGGTACGGCCGGTTGCGCGGGGAAACGAATGAAGGCGTTTCCGTTTGGAAAGGAATTCCATACGCGAAAGCGCCGGTCGGTGAGCGCCGGTTTTTGCCGCCGGAGCCGCCTGAGGCATGGGATGGGGTGCGGGAGGCGACATCGTTCGGGCCGGTTGTCATGCAGCCGTCGGATCCGATTTTCAGCGGATTGCTCGGGAGGATGAGCGAGCCGCCGAGCGAGGATGGGCTGTACCTGAACATTTGGTCGCCCGCGGCCGATGGGAAGAAGCGCCCGGTGTTGTTTTGGATTCACGGCGGCGCCTTTTTGTTTGGTTCGGGCTCGTCGCCGTGGTATGATGGCGCGGCGTTTGCGAAACACGGTGATGCCGTTGTCGTGACGATCAACTACCGGATGAATGTGTTCGGCTTTTTGCATCTCGGTGATGCATTTGGCGAAGCGTACGCCCAAGCGGGCAATCTCGGCATTTTGGATCAAGTGGCGGCATTGCGCTGGGTGAAGGAGAACATTGAGGCGTTTGGCGGCGATCCGGACAACATCACGATTTTCGGTGAATCGGCCGGAGCGGCGAGCGTTGGCGTGCTGTTGTCGCTTCCGGAGGCCCGCGGGCTGTTTCGGCGCGCCATTTTGCAAAGCGGGTCGGGTTCGCTTCTTCTTCGTTCATCGGAGACGGCGATGGCCATGACCGAGCGTATTCTCGAGCGCGCCGGCGTCCGTCTAGGCGACCGTGATCGGCTGTTGTCGATTCCAGCCAATGAACTGTTGCAGGCGGCGATGTCGCTTGGCCCAGGAATCACGTACGGCCCGGTGATTGACGGACATGTGCTGCGCCGCCATCCGATCAAAGCGCTCCGCGATGGGGCGGCCAGCGGTGTTCCGATTTTGATTGGCGTGACGAAAGACGAGTACCATTTGTTTACGTTGACCGATCCGTCTTGGACAAAGCTTGGCGAAAAAGAACTGCTTGACCGGATCAACCGTGAAGTCGGGCCGATTCCGGACGCGGCAATCCGCTATTACAAGGAAACGGCGGATGCGTCAGCGCCCGCGTGGCAAACGTGGCTGCGCATCATGACGTACCGCGTTTTTGTCGAGGGGATGCTGCGGACGGCGGATGCCCAGGCGGCGCAGGGGGCCGAGGTGTACATGTATCGGTTTGATTATGAAACGCCGGTGTTCGGCGGACAGCTGAAAGCATGCCATGCGCTTGAGCTGCCGTTTGTGTTTCACAACCTCCATCAGCCCGGCGTCGCCAATTTTGTCGGCAGCCGGCCGGAGCGCGAGGCGATCGCCAATCAAATGCATTACGCTTGGCTTTCGTTCGCCCGCACCGGCGACCCGAACGGCGCGCATTTGCCAGAGAAGTGGCCGATCTATACGAACGAGCGCAAACCGGCGTTTGTCTTTTCGGCTGCGAGCCATGTTGAAGACGATCCGTTTGGCCGCGAGCGGGAAGCGTGGATGACGCGCGCATAAGGAAAAAGGAACGGCCAACCGCCGTTCCTTTGTTATTCGTTTGCTCCCGGTGAAGGAAGCCCGAACTGTTCCGCCAGCGCCGGGTCGCGGTCGATCGCCTCAAGCAGCTTCCGCATGACGTTGACGTCAAACGTAAAGTTCGCCCCGATCGGCGACGTGACGAAAATTTTCCCTTCCTTCGCCTCCC
Protein-coding regions in this window:
- a CDS encoding carboxylesterase/lipase family protein; amino-acid sequence: MERTVVETRYGRLRGETNEGVSVWKGIPYAKAPVGERRFLPPEPPEAWDGVREATSFGPVVMQPSDPIFSGLLGRMSEPPSEDGLYLNIWSPAADGKKRPVLFWIHGGAFLFGSGSSPWYDGAAFAKHGDAVVVTINYRMNVFGFLHLGDAFGEAYAQAGNLGILDQVAALRWVKENIEAFGGDPDNITIFGESAGAASVGVLLSLPEARGLFRRAILQSGSGSLLLRSSETAMAMTERILERAGVRLGDRDRLLSIPANELLQAAMSLGPGITYGPVIDGHVLRRHPIKALRDGAASGVPILIGVTKDEYHLFTLTDPSWTKLGEKELLDRINREVGPIPDAAIRYYKETADASAPAWQTWLRIMTYRVFVEGMLRTADAQAAQGAEVYMYRFDYETPVFGGQLKACHALELPFVFHNLHQPGVANFVGSRPEREAIANQMHYAWLSFARTGDPNGAHLPEKWPIYTNERKPAFVFSAASHVEDDPFGREREAWMTRA
- a CDS encoding MFS transporter → MNRLSSLEAAEKVVYLTIQDFNEKWAGRTLRGFAEAQEALQRIFVLFHKCMTCLVSIFLRGIILNATKFCIATFLSNLGDIIYSVVIAWYIADVLQSGFLMGAVLFSLGLSRFIAGLLCGPVIDRIGAKLFLWLSDIIRAIIVLVLAILLWDHTISFVILIMVSVLFGAIDAFYWSASESIKPRLVATEYLSRLNSQYFTVVRTTIILGPLIAAWMVESISIERSLIAMSILYVFSTFSILFVDCKNSHLENMNDNNDNTSYFSDLRLGFSFLNRQKMIFYLVITMFFVNIGANGVNVLFPFLAKNVSDDAKYLGYIYSSMSMGSLLTGLIFSVKSIHKVELKVIYFSFLLQAAGIAALCFTQNFFITLIFVFVIGLITGFIGVLIPTFVQHSVPIHLLGRVNSIMMAISMLSTPVAQFIFGVSVDYFNIKYLFFIAGALGIVTSLSSLLINERKGAPRETVMVLTVSGAVIFAFRYGTSLFEAA
- the eno gene encoding phosphopyruvate hydratase, which codes for MSAIIDVYAREVLDSRGNPTVEVEVYTEEGGFGRALVPSGASTGEYEAVELRDGDKNRYLGKGVLKAVENVNEVIAPEIIGLEVTDQVAIDRKLIELDGTENKSKLGANAILGVSLAVARAAADELGLPLYQYLGGFNAKTLPVPMMNILNGGAHADNNVDIQEFMIMPVGAESFREALRMGAEIFHSLKAVLKAKGYNTAVGDEGGFAPNLKSNEEALQTIIEAIEKAGYKPGEQVMLAMDVASSELYNKEDGKYHLEGEGVVKTSEEMVAWYEELVSKYPIISIEDGLDENDWEGHKLLTERLGHKVQLVGDDLFVTNTKKLAEGIEKGVGNSILIKVNQIGTLTETFDAIEMAKRAGYTAVISHRSGETEDSTIADIAVATNAGQIKTGAPSRTDRVAKYNQLLRIEDELGHTAIYQGIRSFYNLKK